A region of Emys orbicularis isolate rEmyOrb1 chromosome 20, rEmyOrb1.hap1, whole genome shotgun sequence DNA encodes the following proteins:
- the LOC135892725 gene encoding guanylate-binding protein 1-like → MEEPMCLIENSPDGELQLNQRALALLQSVRQPVVVVAIAGLYRTGKSYLLNRLAGKDRGGFSLGATVQSHTKGIWMWCLPHPHRAGHTLVLLDTEGLGDVEKGDAKNDAWIFTLAVLLSGTLVYNSLGTIDQCALEQLHYVTELTEHIKVKAAGEGGRQKGEDSAEFVHFFPAFVWAVRDFTLQLELDGQEITEDEYLENALKRRQGQPEKLDLPKKYLRQYFPSRKCFVFDRPAPRCDLARLDELPEAALSPDFLEPAQRFCSHIHQHAGTKTLPGGHVVTGTLLGNLAVTYVDAIRSGAVPCMESAVLALAQIENSAAVGEAVAVYEEQLERRAALPTETVQELLELHAQCEREALWAFMARAFKDDEQQYQRQLKDKLDSKRAELCRRNEVASSDRCTAALMELSQELEERVCEGSYSVPGGYQHLLDDQREMVEKYQLVPGKGIMAAEVLQEFLKSKETVAQAVLQTDQSLTDRQREIEAERARAEAAEREAQLSQEMQARTEQLLQDQERSHEEHVRQLTAKMEQDRRQLLAEQQGVLALKLQEQERVLREGFRGEAARLEQQMQNLRQEMNRPRRSGCVVC, encoded by the exons ggtTCTCGCTGGGCGCCACGGTGCAGTCGCACACCAAGGGCATCTGGATGTggtgcctgccccacccccaccgggcCGGCCACACCCTGGTGCTGCTGGACACCGAGGGGCTGGGCGACGTGGAGAAG GGCGATGCGAAGAACGACGCGTGGATCTTCACGCTGGCCGTGCTGCTCAGCGGCACCCTGGTCTACAACAGCCTGGGCACCATCGACCAGTGCGCCCTGGAGCAGCTGCA CTACGTGACGGAGCTGACGGAGCACATCAAGGTGAAGGCGGCAGGTGAGGGCGGCCGGCAGAAGGGGGAGGATTCAGCTGAATTCGTGCACTTTTTCCCGGCCTTCGTGTGGGCCGTGCGGGATTTCACgctgcagctggagctggacGGGCAGGAGATCACCGAGGACGAGTACCTGGAGAACGCCCTGAAACGCAGACAAG GCCAGCCCGAGAAGCTGGATCTGCCCAAGAAATACCTGCGCCAGTACTTCCCCTCCCGCAAGTGCTTCGTGTTCGACCGCCCGGCCCCGCGCTGCGACCTGGCCCGGCTGGACGAGCTGCCCGAGGCAGCGCTGAGCCCCGACTTCCTGGAGCCGGCGCAGCGCTTCTGCAGCCACATCCACCAGCACGCGGGCACCAAAACCCTCCCCGGCGGCCACGTGGTGACGGGCACCT TGCTGGGGAACCTGGCGGTGACCTACGTGGACGCCATCCGCAGCGGGGCGGTGCCCTGCATGGAGAGCGCGGTGCTGGCCCTGGCGCAGATCGAGAACTCGGCGGCGGTGGGGGAGGCCGTGGCTGTCTACGAGGAGCAGCTGGAGCGGCGGGCGGCGCTGCCCACGGAGACCGtgcaggagctgctggagctgcacgCCCAGTGCGAGCGGGAGGCGCTGTGGGCGTTCATGGCGCGCGCCTTCAAGGACGACGAGCAGCAATACCAGCGGCAGCTGAAG GACAAGCTGGACTCCAAGCGCGCTGAGCTCTGCCGCCGGAACGAGGTGGCGTCGTCGGACCGGTGCACGGCCGCGCTCATGGAGCTGTCgcaggagctggaggagcggGTCTGCGAGGGGAGCTACTCGGTGCCCGGGGGCTACCAGCACCTCCTGGATGACCAGCGGGAGATGGTGGAGAAATACCAACTGGTGCCAGGGAAAGGGATCATG GCGGCCGAGGTGCTGCAGGAGTTTCTGAAGTCCAAGGAGACGGTGGCCCAGGCCGTCCTGCAGACGGACCAGAGCCTCACGGACAGACAGAGGGAGATCGAAG cggagCGGGCGCGGGCCGAGGCGGCCGAGCGGGAGGCCCAGCTGAGCCAGGAGATGCAGGCCAGGacggagcagctgctgcaggaccaGGAGCGCAGCCACGAGGAGCACGTCCGGCAGCTGACGGCCAAGATGGAGCAggacaggaggcagctgctggccgaGCAGCAGGGAGTGCTGGCCCTGAAACTGCAG GAGCAGGAGCGGGTGCTGCGCGAGGGGTTCCGGGGGGAGGCGGCGCGGTTGGAGCAGCAGATGCAGAACCTGAGGCAGGAGATGAACCggccccggcgctccggctgcgtTGTCTGCTGA